cataaattcacaaaaatttacAATTTAAATTCATGGTCATTTTCCTTCTAACATGATAAAGTGTACAAGCTTTGCGCGAaggttgaaaaatatattaagaggGTAAATTTGAAATGGCTTTCCTGGCGGATTGAAGTGTTGCAGTGGCGGAAGCAGCAGCATTTTCCAAAACGCCCCCGCTGGTGTTGGACTTTTTGGCAGGGGGGTGTGGCTGATGAGTCACCTGCACCGGCTTTTGTTGTTGCTCACCTCCAGCTGATGTCCTGTAATCTACCGTCTCCACCTTCTCTGCTGCAGCTGCCTTCACATGAAATAATCAAACACTTTCTTATTTTCACAAATTGGTATGTAGAAACTGTAAAAGAAACCTGCTACGACATCAATGCATATTTGCATCTTTTACCTGATTATTCGTCGATGGATTGCTGTTGCTCATGTTGGCTCAAAGATTACAATGGTTGATGCTGATCTATTCAATTTTGTCAAGAGATATGACACTGTATTTCACGATGAACAAACATTGAAAACATTTTTACATTATTACTGGTGTATTTTGCATCACAACGTTTTGAACGGTAAACAGCTATTGCCGATCATGGGGATACTACCTATTTTTGTGGACAATTTTAGtggtcaaaattcaaaattcatgaaatttataatataaagttaGCCCTGCCCAACTAGGAAGTACATTATCAAAATCCCTGGGACATCAACTTCCTATGTAACACAAAATCTCTTCAACATTGAAGCTATAGCTACTGGGTATCTTCCTCAATCTTGGAATCATACATGATGTGTATCATAAACATAAGCATagaatatatgaaaaaatatatcgATATTCAATGTCAGAATCAAAACTGGAGGCCCTTAACAGTACTTATTTTGGTACCGAGAACATGATTTAGTTTAGTAACCAGgtgaaataaaagtttaactagTAGAGGTTCACGATCATGTATTTTAACACAGTAGAATATGGATCGCAAAAACAATGGTCTGTAATCTACTTTTAACATATACTGGGAATATCATGGCGATGTCTTCCAGACCAGATTTGCCCATGCTATTCATTCTTAACCAAAGATAATCATCAGAAAGTGATAAGAGGAGCTGGACTGCAGTTGACATCTGAAGCATCAGAAATTCTTTGCCTTGGAGAAGATTTGTTGGTGGCTGCTGCATCAACATCAACATTGACAATGCTCTTCCTCTTCAGAGTATCGACGTTCTCTTTATCTTCTACAACCTCAGATATAGGACTCAAGATATCACGTGGCTTCTTTTGCTGACACAGTATAGCCTTTGCTTCTTCCACTACCGAAGCATCATCGTCTGCAGCATACAGAATCTTTAATACTGCTTCAACAACCTGAGATCAAAAAGACACTTTAGAATTCATTGTTACAATATAATATTGTTTGTGAATTTCAATGAAAACTAGGAAAAGAAACATACAGGTAAGTTCTCTATCTGTGGAGACTGACACAGGATCTCAATATCCCTAAGCTTAGCAAAGTAGAAATCCCTTTCTTTCTCAAGACCGTCAACTGATAGCTTTAATTCTGTGATCTGCATATTGCGTGAAAGTAAGATTCTAGATAATTTATCACATTTAAGGGAAAAAAACAACACTGAACTAATCACTTTACCTGTTTTTCATATTCAGGCTCAACCTTTGCAGCAGGCTTAGAAACCTTGGCTGTTTGATTAGCTACACTTGTATGATGGGCCTCAGTTTTACGAGCATTATGAGTTCTAGGTGCTACTCCTGCAGGCTTATGTGAAGCTTGTGATGGCGCACATTTCCTGCTAACATCTTTGCCTCCTTTGCTGGGCTCTCTTCTCTCTAATGGATTGTAGCTGACATTTAACCATAGCAACAAATTCTCAGAGTATTGTCAACAGTACTGATACCAAAGAAATGACAcctaataaatgaataaaaaaacaATACAGAGCAGTTTCTCTCTCTTGTGCATCTAAAGTTCATAAAAAGATTTGCTTTTCAAGTTTAAGAAAGCCTGTTCAGAGGGATAAATTCTCAGGGTCTAAAACAATTAGAGATCGATTACTAAGTTACATGAGGTTAAAAAGGTTGTGTTGATAAAGTCTCCACTTGAATTGAAAGTTCAGTTCATGAATGTAAAGTATTAGTAACTTTGCCTGAAATCCTATGGAGAAACAAAGGATGCTggaaatacaaaaattaatgcCTGAGATTTCTAAGCTATATCACACAGTTCCGGTCTTCAGTTTTTCTGACTTTCATGAGATCAGAATCAAAGCAACCATTACATTAAGAATGAAGAACAGAACCTTATAACGATGTATTGCACAGAAATGAAAGATACTTGGACATTCTATGTTGTTTCTTCAGGACGACAACAATTGATTATCTATGCAAAATCATTGCAGCAAATAGTGATATACTACACATTCCTTTTAGGCATGGGGCAGAAATTATAAATTCCGCCAATAATGTCGACACACACACATGCGcacatttaaaatttgattagtaatttatcCTGCAATGAATCAAGTAATTCAGTATAACTATCTAATGCATGCCCATAATTTGTCATTGTTCGACGTCTGCACATCCAACATCCAAGCATACATGGAGTAGTATGGAGGCAAAAACAAAATCAGGGGTTAAGCGTTACCTGTGTAGTTTGTCTCCCCCGCTTACAGAATCACAGTATCGCTTCATCCACTGCATGAATTCAAGATTATCCAAGGGTCTTCCTTTCACTAGCTTGCTCACCTCAATGTGCTGGACCAAAAAATTGTCAACTGATATGTCAAGTTATGGAAAAATCCAGTATTGTATGTTATTCTGTTGTTGACTAGAGCTTAACCACTGACAGACAATCAGCTAATGTTTGAGATACCATTAAcacaaacaattaactaatattGGAGGACAAATAGCAACCAAAGGGTAAAGAGAAGCAGATATATGGAGTAAAGTCTGAAATCAATCTCCTAACAAACTAAATAGGTTTTATGACATCTTCAGACAATCAAATCATAATGTAATAGAGAAATGGAAACAACTTAGTAGGAATCAAGGGCATTTAGATGGTACCGATAAGCATAAATTTTTGAAAGTGGTAGTATTATTAAAAGGTGCCCAGCTCTCCTGATCAAGACTAAGTGAATTTTACATAACATAACCTCTCTCCCTCAATCGAAATCCCAAAAAGCATAAAGAGAGGATAATCATAACAAACCCATAAACACAGGTGAGAATACCACAGCTAGAAGCAATTTAATTCTCAATTACAGACGTCTCCTAAACCTAATTCTTCCAAAATAATAAAGTATCAGAGATATCCGCTAAATAAATCTCGAAAGAataaataaacatttatatCCGTAATTTCTTAAACAATCATCTCAAATTGGGAATAGTTTCCAACACATTTCTAAAACTCTAAAAACAATCTAACCTCTAATCAACATTTTAACATCATAACTGCGACACTTAAAATGTAAGCAGATACCATAAAACCATATAAATCAGCATACACCTAGAGCACGAGTACAGGTGCGGGTACGGGAGTCGGGAGTGCACGACACATGTATACGAGAATTcggcaaatttaaaaatatgtgtattCAGGTGCCGGGGATTcggcaaatattaatatattaaaaatatacatatgcatatatttaagatttacatttatatttaaatcaaataaataagttaaatatCGAAACACATATCGACAAGCAAAACAGCAAAATATCGAAACAACCTTGGTAATCTTGAGCTTATTGAAGATATCCTGCAGCACTTTATAATTCTGAATCATCTCGTACTCGCTCTTCGCATCGAAATTAACCTTATGCATCGGCACCATCCCGGGATGAACCGCATCCATCAATTGACAGTGCACAGCACCAGAACACGCCTTCAATCAACCAAAATTCCATAAATTTACACACAAtttcatgtatatataatttgggGGTTAGGGTTTTGAGAAAAGAGATGAAATGAGAGTACCTCTTCGACTTTGGAGAGATTGAGCTGAAGAGTAGTGTTGATCCACGACAAGATCTCGGATCTACCGACGAAGTAAGCACCGTCCATCATCCCTATGTTCGTCGCCATTTTTcaagctctctctctctaggaTATGTGTGAGTTTGATGTGTTTTAGAGAGAGAAGTAAACAGTTTGAATTGTGTATGGGTTTGAGCGGGCCTTTTTATGGTTTTGAATTACGGGAGGAGCGGTTTGTAAATGGGGattatttgtttctttttctgccttttttttcttttttttttactcgCTCGTCGCTCCTTACTGCAGTTTATTTGTTacttttttaagattttaacttttgaaaaaaatatatttaaacaggGTGATGTTTTCCtgatacaaaattatttttatttcaatattataattattttttatcggGAAACTAATGTTTATAccgaataaaataaaaaaaatgagatgaAATGGCAGCGAAAAATAAGGCGTATTTATCACAAGTGGACAGCTGGTCTACAGGCTACGGGCCTACAGCTGCTAGTGTAGTTTGTGGGGACACAAACGATGGCCAACGGTTATACTGTACTAGGATTATTGCCCGCTTCGCACGGtgagttttaaattaatatttttttgtctaTGATAACTCATttgagaatatatattataataatgttactgataattttttgtttaacgCATATTATTGTAAGTTAAATTACCTttaagtgaatattatattaaaaatacagtTTTTagaaaacatattaaaaaaattagatgtGTTATGAATTTAGATCATCTGTAAAGGAAAAAATTGTTAAACgacattgttatattatttagatattataaGTTTCTTAGAAGCGATAATATAACACATGTCATTTTATAAACAGAAAATCCCAAAAAGAGGTTATGTAATGTAACGTGTTGAATGGAGAATAATGTAACTGAATAtgttaatgataattttatgtttaaCGCATGTTAATATTAGTAAAATTCCcttgaaattaatattatattaaaattacaatttgtacagaacatattaaaaaaattatattaaaaatacaatttgtagagaacatatttaaaatattatattaaaaatacaatttgTAGAGAACATAATTAAGAATTGTTAACCGACATTGTTATATTTTACAGAATTGTATAAATTTCTTAGAAGCGATAATATAAAACATGTcattttataaacaaaaaagcTCAAAGTTAAATTAGTTTTATAATGTAACGTGTATAATCGAGAATAATGttacttttttttaagtaaGAAAATAATGTAAATTCTCTCTAATTTATTACAGAACTGTTTCAGGTTGACTTGTGTCCGATTTAATTAAGCTGTTAGAAGTTGTGTAATAAATGTCACGCAGCTTTATTAGATAAAAACTGGCCGGGCTTTGGGTTCTGAACACCGTCTCTTTCATCTTTCcccctttttctttttgttgctTCTGGGTGAGGTATGCATATATGTTTTTTGTCCGTTTCCCAGATATATAAAGTTTGAAAccttttctttgattttttttgccATGCTTGCACAACTGAAACatgtatattgtttttcttttcattgCAAGCTCAGTAATGGACGAAATCCCGAAATTTGTGAAAATGTTGAGCCGAGATGCTTGTCGTTCTAATATCTTGGTATGAACTACATTGTTTTGTACTTGTTATTTCAGTCTTGATTATCGTTGCATgcttgtttttcattttttgtcaTTTTGGGTTTTAGGATGTTCCTAGGGTTTTCACCAAGAAATATGGTCATCGTATTCCTACAACTATTAAGATTGTACTGCGCACTGGTTACACCCTCTGGTTGGATTATGATAAGAAAAAGAGTCAATTTTTTGGTATCAAAGAATTGTTCTCTGATTTTTCTGTAACCGGTGGTCAGTTGCTAGTCTTTACATATTCTGGTGGCTTTATGTTTGATTTGTGCATAATTGGTGTTGACGGTGGGGAAATCCAGTATCCTCCTATTGTACATAAGCTCCAAGATTGTTCTCCACAGAATGGTACATTTCTTATTTGAAATGATTGATTGTTTTGTGTTAATTTTCAACTGGTTTGTTCTGATCGCACGTAAATCTTAATGCCGTTGTAGTTTCAATTCGTGAGATTGGATGGAGTTTTATTCGCGGTGTTACAATTGGTCCCAAAGTTGTTGATGAAGTGGTTAgtggatttttttgaattttatttaattatttttgtttgtcAAAGATCTTGATTCATTATCTATTTTAATGTACTGTGAAtggctaatttttttaatgggtactgtttggttttattttttaatgggTTATGTTTTTGGTTAAGGAGCTGCCTACTTCCTTTGTTGAGCATTTGGGTAGGTATATTCCAGTAGACTTGGAAATATATGTGAGTTGTGGTGTTAAGATTCTTGGTGGATATAATcgcaaagaaaagaaaatcaatggGTTGTCTAGTCTGTGCAACATGGTGGGTTATCGTCACTTGAACTCCTTTAATGTGTTGCTCCTAACCTATTATGGTCGAGAGAAGTTCACTGTCTCGGCTTTTGATTCGGCCATGGTAGAAATCTTTGTGAAAGTTATCCCTGCTGTTCATGGTATGCTTCTGAGCACTTAGTTatctattttgatatttttttggaACTGAAGTCACATTGTTTATCAATTTTGTCGCCTGATTGTGTAGTTGAGAGATTTGCTGTTTTGGAGCCTCATTTGGAGCTATATTGGGTGACAATGGCGTCAAAGGAGAGAAAATCCTGGCTGTTGTGagaacaaaaattatttttgtcagaGTATTTAGTAAAACTACGTAGTTAAAGAGGTCTGAAGGATCCTTACAACATTGAGAGTAGCTAACAGGAGGTGTATCTGGTTTAATGTTTTCGACATTTTTTCTCGGAAATCGCTTGACACTATTCCTAGAACCTGGAATGCAGGACGGAGACTGAACATTGGTTTTTTGCTGCGTGTGAAGAGCTGTTTTCTTTGCGGTTCCAACATCATCCTCGATATGAGCTGCAACATTGAAGAATATTAACTGGACACATAAAATCGGAcataatataatacaaattagaAATCATATCTTACATTTAGTTCTTTTTTCAGAAAGCTGAGGATGTCCAACTTTGTAACCTGCACAATGTTTGTGGGGAGACCAATTATTTGAACACGTTTCTAACATGGACAAAActacaacaaataaaattaaaaattatgttaaataCTCTTACTCTCTTTAATCAACTGATTAAAATAAGATTCATCTTTAGGTGGATGAACATATTCTTTCATAACTGGC
This genomic window from Daucus carota subsp. sativus chromosome 7, DH1 v3.0, whole genome shotgun sequence contains:
- the LOC108194059 gene encoding microtubule-associated protein RP/EB family member 1C, whose protein sequence is MATNIGMMDGAYFVGRSEILSWINTTLQLNLSKVEEACSGAVHCQLMDAVHPGMVPMHKVNFDAKSEYEMIQNYKVLQDIFNKLKITKHIEVSKLVKGRPLDNLEFMQWMKRYCDSVSGGDKLHSYNPLERREPSKGGKDVSRKCAPSQASHKPAGVAPRTHNARKTEAHHTSVANQTAKVSKPAAKVEPEYEKQITELKLSVDGLEKERDFYFAKLRDIEILCQSPQIENLPVVEAVLKILYAADDDASVVEEAKAILCQQKKPRDILSPISEVVEDKENVDTLKRKSIVNVDVDAAATNKSSPRQRISDASDVNCSPAPLITF